Proteins encoded in a region of the Carassius gibelio isolate Cgi1373 ecotype wild population from Czech Republic chromosome B5, carGib1.2-hapl.c, whole genome shotgun sequence genome:
- the shisa2a gene encoding shisa family member 2a produces MTSSVSCALFILVSVVLPVSFALSGEYCHGLTDTFNSWHRGFQCPERFDGEDARYCCGTCALRYCCTYAEARLDQSTCDTGSEPENTGDVRKITESVPTYLPFVIVVSAFLSFVLVGTVVSICCCQCVKPKASERPAGPSAAQTSLLESGGPSVDSSTPSRTSTSGSSMTNARPPPSELSVNLYGPMGNAFPPSQSQQYVPPLPQGAPQFYQPYMNYALPPERSMLMAPAFLDARSAFGKVHGQPFPQAPMCTEPLYPPVAI; encoded by the exons atgactTCATCAGTATCATGTGCGCTCTTTATATTAGTATCAGTCGTTCTCCCGGTGTCCTTTGCGCTATCGGGGGAATATTGTCACGGTTTGACGGACACATTTAATTCTTGGCACCGGGGATTCCAATGTCCGGAGCGCTTTGACGGCGAGGACGCGCGCTACTGCTGCGGTACGTGCGCGCTCAGGTACTGCTGTACTTACGCGGAGGCGCGCCTCGATCAGAGCACCTGCGATACCGGCTCCGAGCCTGAGAACACGGGTGACGTGAGAAAGATAACAGAGAGTG TTCCAACCTATTTGCCCTTTGTGATCGTGGTGAGCGCGTTCCTGTCGTTCGTTCTAGTTGGCACGGTTGTCTCTATCTGCTGCTGCCAGTGTGTGAAACCCAAAGCGAGCGAGCGGCCAGCAGGGCCATCCGCTGCTCAAACCAGCCTGTTGGAGTCTGGAGGGCCCTCTGTGGACAGCTCTACCCCATCCCGTACCTCCACTTCAGGATCATCCATGACAAACGCTCGCCCTCCACCATCCGAGCTCAGCGTGAACCTCTACGGCCCGATGGGAAACGCATTCCCTCCCTCTCAGTCCCAGCAGTATGTTCCTCCACTTCCACAGGGGGCGCCACAGTTCTACCAGCCCTACATGAATTATGCTCTCCCCCCAGAGCGCAGCATGCTGATGGCCCCTGCGTTCCTGGATGCCCGTTCTGCGTTTGGGAAGGTGCACGGGCAGCCTTTTCCTCAGGCCCCCATGTGCACAGAGCCCCTTTATCCCCCTGTCGCTATCTGA
- the zc4h2 gene encoding zinc finger C4H2 domain-containing protein — MRGISATTFNSFLIPTELSQSTMADEQEIMCKLENIKEIRNKTIQMEKIKSRLRSEFEALESEEKHLREYKQEMDLLLQEKMAHVEELRLIHADINVMENTIKQSESDLNKLLESTRRLHDEYKPLKDHVDALRMTLGLQRLPDLSQEEEKLSLDYFEKQKAEWQTEPQEPPIPESLAAAAAAAQQLQAARKQDARQTATFRQQPPPMKACLSCHQQIHRNAPICPLCKAKSRSRNPKKPKRKPDE, encoded by the exons ATGAGAGGTATATCCGCTACAACCTTTAACTCCTTTCTTATTCCAACAGAACTTTCACAGTCCACCATGGCGGACGAACAAGAGATAATGTGCAAGCTAGAAAACATCAAAGAAATAAG GAATAAGACAATTCAGATGGAGAAGATCAAATCTCGACTGAGGAGTGAGTTTGAAGCTCTGGAGTCAGAGGAAAAGCACCTGAGAGAGTACAAACAGGAAATGGATCTTCTGCTGCAGGAGAAAATGGCTCATGTAGAGGAGCTGCGTCTTATACATGCTGATATTAATGTG ATGGAAAACACTATCAAACAGTCTGAAAGTGACTTGAACAAGCTGCTGGAGTCCACCAGACGTCTCCACGATGAATACAAGCCACTGAAAGATCACGTGGATGCCCTGAGGATGACCCTCGGCTTACAGAGACTCCCCGACCTCAGCCAGGAAGAGGAGAAGCTCTCACTGGA CTACTTTGAAAAGCAAAaggctgagtggcagacagaacCTCAGGAGCCTCCTATCCCAGAATCCTTAGCGGCGGCAGCGGCTGCAGCCCAGCAACTGCAAGCTGCACGGAAACAGGATGCCAGACAGACAGCGACGTTCCGCCAGCAGCCACCACCTATGAAG GCCTGTCTGTCCTGCCACCAGCAAATCCATCGGAACGCTCCGATTTGTCCTCTCTGCAAAGCCAAAAGTCGCTCACGCAACCCTAAAAAACCCAAGAGAAAACCCGACGAGTAG